One window from the genome of Mycolicibacterium gadium encodes:
- a CDS encoding ABC-F family ATP-binding cassette domain-containing protein, whose product MITATDLEVRAGARTLLSAEGAALRVQPGDRIGLVGRNGAGKTTTMRILAGEGEPYAGTITRAGDVGYLPQDPREGDLDVLARDRVLSARGLDSLLADLEKQQALMAEVADDDARDKAVRRYGQLEERFAALGGYAAESEAGRICASLGLAERVLTQPLRTLSGGQRRRVELARILFAASESGAGSSTTLLLDEPTNHLDADSVGWLREFLQQHKGGLIVISHNVDLLADVVNRVWFLDAVRGEADVYNMGWQKYLDARATDEQRRRRERANAERKASALRTQAAKMGAKATKAVAAQNMLRRADRMMAALDEERVADKVARIKFPTPASCGRVPLVAKGLTKNYGSLEVFTGVDLAIDRGSRVVVLGLNGAGKTTLLRILAGAETADAGTLEPGHGLKLGYFAQEHDTLDDRATVWENIRHAAPDTGEQDLRGLLGAFMFSGPQLEQPAGTLSGGEKTRLALAGLVASTANVLLLDEPTNNLDPASREQVLDALRSYVGAVVLVTHDPGAAEALNPQRVVLLPDGTEDFWSNDYRDLIELA is encoded by the coding sequence GTGATCACCGCAACGGACCTGGAGGTCCGCGCCGGCGCGCGCACGCTGCTCTCGGCCGAAGGTGCCGCGCTGCGGGTGCAGCCCGGAGACCGTATCGGTCTGGTCGGACGCAACGGCGCCGGCAAGACCACCACCATGCGGATTCTGGCAGGGGAGGGCGAGCCCTACGCGGGCACGATCACCCGCGCGGGTGACGTCGGTTATCTGCCGCAGGATCCCAGGGAGGGTGACCTCGACGTGCTGGCCCGCGATCGCGTGCTGTCGGCGCGCGGCCTGGATTCGCTGCTCGCGGATCTGGAGAAACAGCAGGCGTTGATGGCCGAGGTCGCCGACGACGACGCGCGCGACAAGGCGGTCCGCCGCTACGGCCAGCTCGAGGAGCGGTTCGCCGCGCTCGGCGGTTACGCCGCCGAAAGCGAGGCGGGCCGCATCTGCGCGAGTCTCGGCTTGGCGGAACGTGTTCTGACCCAGCCACTGCGGACGCTGTCCGGGGGCCAGCGCCGGCGAGTGGAACTCGCACGAATCCTGTTCGCCGCATCCGAATCCGGTGCCGGTTCGTCGACGACGCTCTTACTCGACGAGCCGACCAACCACCTCGACGCCGACTCCGTGGGCTGGCTGCGGGAATTCCTCCAGCAGCACAAGGGCGGACTCATCGTCATCAGCCACAACGTCGATCTGCTTGCCGACGTGGTCAACCGCGTCTGGTTCCTCGACGCGGTGCGGGGTGAGGCCGACGTCTACAACATGGGCTGGCAGAAGTACCTCGACGCGCGCGCCACCGACGAGCAGCGTCGCCGCCGCGAACGCGCCAATGCCGAACGCAAGGCCAGTGCGCTGCGGACGCAGGCCGCGAAGATGGGCGCCAAGGCCACCAAAGCCGTTGCGGCACAGAATATGTTGCGTCGAGCCGACCGGATGATGGCGGCGCTGGACGAGGAGCGAGTGGCCGACAAGGTGGCGCGGATCAAGTTCCCGACGCCGGCGTCGTGCGGCCGGGTGCCCCTGGTCGCCAAGGGGCTGACGAAGAATTACGGGTCGCTCGAGGTGTTCACCGGGGTGGATCTTGCGATCGACCGCGGGTCGCGCGTGGTGGTGCTCGGACTCAACGGCGCGGGCAAGACCACGCTGCTGCGGATACTCGCCGGGGCTGAAACCGCGGACGCGGGAACGCTGGAACCCGGTCATGGACTGAAGCTCGGCTACTTCGCCCAGGAACACGACACGCTCGACGACCGCGCCACGGTGTGGGAGAACATCCGCCACGCCGCCCCCGACACCGGCGAGCAGGATCTGCGGGGTCTGTTGGGCGCGTTCATGTTCAGCGGTCCGCAGCTCGAACAACCCGCGGGGACGCTGTCCGGCGGGGAGAAGACCAGGCTGGCACTGGCCGGCCTCGTCGCGTCGACGGCGAACGTGCTGTTGCTTGACGAGCCGACCAACAATCTCGATCCCGCTTCGCGTGAGCAGGTTCTGGACGCTTTGCGAAGCTATGTCGGTGCGGTGGTACTGGTTACGCACGATCCGGGGGCGGCCGAGGCACTGAATCCGCAACGCGTGGTGCTCCTGCCGGACGGCACCGAAGACTTCTGGTCGAACGACTATCGGGATCTCATCGAGCTCGCCTGA
- a CDS encoding helix-turn-helix domain-containing protein — protein sequence MKKPSKARDELLTELKSAYEGGASIRTLVASTGRSYGSIHSMLRESGTTMRSRGGPNHRSRKHYS from the coding sequence ATGAAGAAACCGAGCAAGGCCCGAGATGAATTACTCACCGAGCTGAAGAGCGCTTACGAAGGAGGCGCGAGCATCCGGACGCTGGTCGCGTCGACGGGTCGCTCGTACGGATCGATACATAGCATGTTGCGTGAATCGGGAACCACGATGCGCAGCCGCGGCGGTCCGAACCATCGCAGCCGCAAACACTACAGCTGA
- the acnA gene encoding aconitate hydratase AcnA — protein sequence MSSKDSVNSFGARDTLKVGDQSYEIYRLDAVPGTEKLPYSLKVLAENLLRTEDGANITKDHIEAIAKWDPSADPSVEIQFTPARVIMQDFTGVPCIVDLATMREAVGELGGDPDQVNPLAPADLVIDHSVIADLFGTANAFERNVEIEYQRNGERYQFLRWGQGAFNDFKVVPPGTGIVHQVNIEYLASVVMERNGVAYPDTCVGTDSHTTMENGLGVLGWGVGGIEAEAAMLGQPVSMLIPRVVGFKLSGERKAGVTATDVVLTVTEMLRKHGVVGKFVEFYGEGVAEVPLANRATLGNMSPEFGSTAAIFPIDEVTIDYLRMTGRSEQQLALVEAYAKEQGMWHDPSREPKFSEYIELDLGDVVASIAGPKRPQDRIALTDAKSAFRKDIHNYVEGEAEQPHTNVDEAVEESFPASDPVSLSFADEDAVVPSAASGSNGRPSNPVEVKNSERGDCIIDHGAVVIAAITSCTNTSNPEVMLGAALLAKNAVDKGLTSKPWVKTTMAPGSQVVTDYYDKAGLWPYLEKLGFFLVGYGCTTCIGNSGPLPDDISKAINDADLSVTAVLSGNRNFEGRINPDVKMNYLASPPLVIAYALAGTMDFDFESEALGKDEAGNDVFLKDIWPSQKDIDDTIANAINTEMFVQNYADVFKGDERWRNLPTPSGNTFEWDDKSTYVRKPPYFDGMPAQPEPVTDIQGARVLALLGDSVTTDHISPAGSIKPGTPAAQYLDSHGVEKADYNSYGSRRGNHEVMIRGTFANIRLRNQLLDDVSGGYTRDFTNDGEQAFIYDAAQNYAEKGIPLVVLGGKEYGSGSSRDWAAKGTSLLGVRAVITESFERIHRSNLIGMGVIPLQFPEGESAASLKLDGTETFDITGIEALNDGKTPKTVKVTAKKEDGKTVEFDAVVRIDTPGEADYYRNGGILQYVLRNMLRS from the coding sequence GTGAGCAGCAAAGATTCGGTCAATTCGTTTGGGGCCCGCGACACGCTGAAGGTCGGAGACCAGAGCTACGAGATCTACCGCCTGGACGCCGTGCCGGGCACCGAGAAACTTCCCTACAGCCTGAAGGTGCTCGCCGAGAATCTGCTGCGCACCGAGGACGGCGCCAACATCACCAAAGACCACATCGAGGCGATCGCGAAGTGGGACCCGTCGGCCGATCCCAGCGTGGAGATCCAGTTCACCCCCGCCCGAGTGATCATGCAGGACTTCACGGGTGTGCCCTGCATCGTCGACCTCGCCACCATGCGCGAGGCCGTCGGCGAACTCGGCGGTGACCCCGACCAGGTCAACCCACTCGCTCCGGCCGACCTGGTGATCGACCACTCCGTGATCGCGGACCTGTTCGGTACCGCCAACGCCTTCGAGCGCAACGTCGAGATCGAGTACCAGCGCAACGGCGAGCGCTACCAGTTCCTGCGCTGGGGTCAAGGCGCGTTCAACGACTTCAAGGTCGTGCCGCCCGGCACCGGCATCGTGCACCAGGTCAACATCGAATACCTGGCCAGCGTCGTGATGGAACGCAACGGGGTTGCCTACCCGGACACCTGCGTGGGCACCGACTCGCACACCACGATGGAGAACGGGCTTGGCGTGCTGGGCTGGGGCGTCGGCGGTATCGAGGCCGAGGCGGCCATGCTCGGCCAACCGGTGTCGATGCTGATCCCGCGCGTCGTCGGCTTCAAGCTCTCCGGTGAGCGCAAGGCCGGCGTCACCGCCACCGACGTCGTGCTCACCGTCACCGAGATGCTGCGCAAGCACGGTGTGGTCGGAAAGTTCGTCGAGTTCTACGGCGAAGGCGTCGCCGAGGTGCCGCTGGCCAACCGCGCGACGCTGGGCAACATGAGCCCCGAATTCGGCTCCACCGCCGCGATTTTCCCGATCGACGAGGTCACGATCGACTACCTGCGGATGACCGGGCGCAGCGAACAGCAGCTGGCGTTGGTCGAGGCGTACGCCAAGGAGCAGGGCATGTGGCACGACCCGTCGCGCGAACCCAAGTTCTCGGAGTACATCGAGCTCGACCTCGGCGATGTGGTCGCGTCGATCGCCGGACCCAAGCGCCCGCAGGACCGTATCGCGCTCACCGACGCAAAGTCCGCCTTCCGCAAGGACATTCACAACTACGTCGAAGGTGAAGCGGAGCAGCCGCACACCAACGTCGACGAGGCGGTCGAGGAATCGTTCCCGGCCAGTGACCCCGTGTCGCTCTCGTTCGCCGACGAAGACGCGGTGGTCCCCTCTGCCGCAAGCGGCTCCAATGGCAGGCCGAGCAATCCCGTCGAGGTCAAGAACTCCGAACGCGGCGACTGCATCATCGACCACGGCGCGGTGGTGATCGCGGCGATCACCTCGTGCACCAACACCTCCAACCCCGAGGTCATGCTCGGCGCCGCGCTGCTGGCCAAGAACGCGGTGGACAAGGGCCTGACGAGCAAGCCGTGGGTGAAGACCACGATGGCGCCGGGTTCACAGGTCGTCACCGACTACTACGACAAGGCCGGCCTGTGGCCGTATCTGGAGAAGCTCGGCTTCTTCCTCGTCGGGTACGGCTGCACGACGTGCATCGGCAACTCCGGACCGCTGCCGGACGACATCAGCAAGGCCATCAACGACGCCGACCTGTCCGTCACGGCAGTCCTGTCCGGGAACCGCAACTTCGAGGGTCGGATCAATCCCGACGTCAAGATGAACTACCTGGCGTCCCCGCCGCTGGTCATCGCGTATGCGCTGGCAGGCACGATGGACTTCGACTTCGAGTCCGAAGCGCTCGGCAAGGACGAGGCCGGCAATGACGTCTTCCTCAAAGACATCTGGCCGTCGCAGAAGGACATCGACGACACGATCGCCAACGCGATCAACACCGAGATGTTCGTTCAGAACTACGCCGACGTGTTCAAAGGTGACGAGCGCTGGCGCAACCTGCCCACGCCGAGCGGCAACACGTTCGAGTGGGATGACAAGTCGACGTACGTGCGCAAACCACCGTACTTCGACGGCATGCCCGCCCAGCCCGAACCGGTCACCGACATCCAAGGCGCCAGAGTGCTGGCACTGCTTGGTGATTCGGTGACGACCGACCATATCTCGCCCGCCGGCAGCATCAAGCCGGGAACGCCTGCGGCGCAGTATCTGGACTCGCACGGCGTCGAGAAGGCGGATTACAACTCCTACGGTTCGCGGCGCGGGAACCACGAGGTGATGATCCGCGGCACCTTCGCCAACATCCGGCTGCGCAATCAGCTGCTCGACGACGTATCCGGCGGATACACCCGCGATTTCACCAATGACGGCGAGCAGGCGTTCATCTATGACGCCGCGCAGAACTATGCCGAGAAGGGCATCCCGCTGGTTGTGCTGGGCGGCAAGGAGTACGGGTCGGGCAGCTCGCGTGACTGGGCCGCCAAGGGCACCAGCCTGCTCGGCGTCCGCGCGGTGATCACCGAATCGTTCGAGCGCATCCACCGCAGCAACCTGATCGGCATGGGCGTCATCCCGCTGCAGTTCCCCGAAGGCGAATCGGCGGCGTCGTTGAAGCTCGACGGCACCGAGACCTTCGACATCACCGGTATCGAGGCACTCAACGACGGCAAGACCCCGAAAACGGTGAAGGTCACGGCCAAGAAAGAGGACGGCAAGACCGTCGAGTTCGACGCGGTGGTGCGCATCGACACCCCCGGCGAGGCGGACTACTACCGCAACGGTGGCATCCTGCAGTACGTGCTGCGCAACATGCTGCGGTCGTAG
- a CDS encoding TetR/AcrR family transcriptional regulator gives MPRVTDDHLAARRRQILDGARRCFAEYGYDKATVRRLEQTIGLSRGAIFHHFRDKDTLFFELAREDAERMADVASREGLVQVMRDMLAAPEQFDWLATRLEIARKLRNDPEFHRGWMERSAELSAATTARLRRQKQAGRLRDDVPSAVLQTYLDLVLDGLVARLASGDDPEKLSGVLDLVEASLRQARPDGQL, from the coding sequence ATGCCCCGGGTCACCGATGACCATTTGGCGGCGCGCCGCCGTCAGATACTCGACGGTGCCCGGCGGTGTTTCGCGGAGTACGGATACGACAAGGCGACCGTGCGACGGCTCGAGCAGACGATCGGGCTGTCGCGCGGCGCCATCTTCCATCACTTCCGGGACAAGGACACGTTGTTCTTCGAGTTAGCGCGCGAGGACGCCGAGCGCATGGCCGACGTAGCGTCGCGCGAGGGTCTCGTTCAGGTGATGCGGGACATGCTGGCGGCTCCGGAGCAGTTCGACTGGTTGGCGACGCGGCTGGAGATCGCGCGCAAGCTGCGCAACGACCCGGAGTTTCATCGGGGGTGGATGGAGCGATCCGCCGAGCTTTCGGCGGCCACCACCGCTCGGTTACGCCGGCAGAAACAGGCGGGCAGGCTTCGCGATGACGTCCCGAGCGCAGTGCTGCAGACGTACCTGGATCTGGTGCTCGACGGCCTCGTTGCCCGGCTCGCGTCGGGTGATGATCCCGAAAAGCTCAGTGGCGTACTGGACCTGGTCGAAGCTTCATTGCGCCAGGCTCGGCCGGACGGTCAGCTGTAG